Part of the Niallia alba genome is shown below.
GACACAATTCAGAACCTTCAAATGGACTTAAATCAGGAGTAGTATATTCCCCTGTCGCCCATACTAAATAAGTGGATTCAATTTCTTGCTCTTCTGTATAAATTTGAAATAACCCATCACTTTTTTCTACCTTTTTTACATAAGCTTTTCTAACTGGTAATTTATAATGACTTACTAACAATTGAAGATATTTAGCATATTCTATTCCTGTTAAATGTTCTTTTCCAAACGTGTATGCTGGAGAGGTTTCAGGTGCCAGAGCATTCAAATCTAACATTCCAAACCCGTGTCCTGTAAAAGACGGCGTGATTAGTTTCATTTCTTTTGGCCATTTTAGAAAGCTTGCACCAATGTCTTCTTTTTCTAAAATAATAAAGTCATGGAAGTTTAGCTTTTTTAATAATATTCCTAAGCCAATTCCTGATGGGCCAGCACCTACTATTACTAATTTCATAAAGATACACTCCTAGTTTCAAAATAATAGGAACATTATTCATTAACGTAACAAAACGTAATCATTACGATTTATTACGTATAACTTGTCATATCTATTCCATTTAAATGAATATTGCTCTAAAAAGAAATAATTAAGAAACAAAAACAAATGTCCATTTCTTATTTTTTCTTTTTTGAAATTTTCTTTCAGTCTTTGAGTAATTAATCCATCGCATTCGATTAATTCTCGCCATTATCATTAAATCTATTTCTGCTTGAGCTTCATCCATTATTTCTTTAATAGTCGACATAGTGAGGGAAAAATGGTCCGCAGCCTCTTTGAAGGGTGATTTTTCAACCATTAACTCCATAAACTGCTTCTCATTTGCAGCAATCTTTTCTAACTCTGCTTCTTTACTTTCTATGTATTGATAAATTTCCCGTTTTCTTTCTGGCAAATTTGCAATAGCACTTCGATAAAAAAATGGAACTAAAATAGGATTTACGGAATTCATTTTATATTCCTCCAACTTTGATTTAAGATAAAAGCCGTCAAACTTTAATATCTGACGACTTTTCTTGTCATTAATCACCAACTTGCTTTTTTCACTCCTGGAATTTGTCCTTTATGAGCATATTCTCTAAAAGCGATGCGGGACATTTTGAATTTTCTCAAATAGCCTCTTGGTCTGCCAGTCACTTCACATCTGTTTTTTAAACGGGTTGGTGAAGAATCTCTCGGTAATTTTCTAAGCGCTTCATAGTCCCCTTTTTCTTTGAGCTCTAATCGAAGAACAGCATATTTTTCAACCTTTGCTTGACGTTTTTTTTCTTTTATTATTTTTGACTTTTTTGCCATTTTTCTTTCCTCCAATCCATTCAATCTATTAATACGAATGATTACGATTTAAACTATATAAAAAACTATTTTGTTTCTCGATGTAAAGTACGTTTTTTTAAACGCGGGCAATATTTCATCAACTCAATACGATCTGGGTTATTCCGCTTATTTTTTGTTGTAATATAATTTCTATCTCCTGTTTCTGTACATGCTAATGTAATTTTTACTCTCATTTTTCTTCCTCCTAGTAAATTTTATTTTTTGCTCATTCTCAGGAAAATGCAGGTAATGGATCAATAAATTTGGTCCAATCCTTTTTCATTTCCATTTCAGTCAATAAACATGCATTTAAATCTTCTTCCATTCGCTGTTGATTCATGCCAATTCCAATAAACACTAACTCTGTCATTCGATCTCCGTATAAGGAATCCCAACGTTTTTGTAAATCTGGATCTTCTTCTAAAACTTCTTTTTGCTCCATTTCTGGATAAGCTGCTATCCACTTCCCTGCACCTTGTATGGTTAAGGAGGGTCCAGCTTGAGAAAGTAGTCCGGCAATATCATTTCTAGTAGCCAACCAAATAAATCCTTTAGCACGAACAACTTCATCTGGCCAGTTTTCTAGCCAATTCATCAATCTAACTGGGTGAAAAGGTTTATTGCTTCGATATACAAAGGAAGAAATTCCATATTCTTCTGTCTCCGGAATATGTTCTTCATTCAGTTCTTTTATCCAGCCTGCACTTTGACTTGCGGCTTCAAAATCAAATAACCCAGTATTTAAAACTTGATTTAAGGGAACGCACGAATATTCACTCTCAATGATTTTAGCTTCTGGATTAAATTTTTGTATAACTGCTTTCAATTCTTGAAGTTTACTTTCTGAAATTAAATCCGTTTTATTCAACACAATCACATTAGCAAATTCAATTTGATCAATTAACAAATCTGCTATTTCTCTTTCATCCATTTCATCCACCGCTTGCTTACGGTCTAAAAGACTTTCGCCCGATGAAAAATCATGCCAAAAACGATTGGCATCTACTACAGTAACCATTGTATCTAACTGACAAAATCGAGATAAGTCAATTCCAACACTCTCATCTACATATGTAAATGTTTGCGCAACGGGAATCGGTTCGCTAATGCCACTAGATTCAATTACGATATAATCAATATTACCTAAACTTGCAAGCTTTTCTACTTCTATTATTAAATCTTCTCTAAGTGTGCAGCAAATGCAACCATTTTGCATTTCCACCAATTTTTCATCTGTTCTTGAGAAACCACCCTGTTTCACCAATGAAGCATCGATATTTACTTCACTCATATCATTGAGAATCACAGCAACTTTTAAGTTTTCTCTATTAGATAAAATATGATTTAATAAAGTAGTTTTGCCTGAACCAAGATAGCCGCTTAAAACGGTAACTGGAATTTTCTTGTTGTTCAATAATTTCACTCCTTTAAATAAATCGAAATGATTACGATTTATAAACCGATAAAAAATTCTCTTTTTTTGCTATTCTTTCTATTTTAACATCTAATGTTAAAATAGAAAGAACTATTATATAATAAAACGAAATGATTACGATTTGCAAGTGTTTATAAACAACTTTTTAAAAGAATTATTCTATATGTAGTGAATTTTTGTGTACTTATCCTATTTATTTAGAGAAAAAAGGGAAAACTTTCCCCTCTTTTCTGTGACTACTATATTGTCTCTACTAACTTTATTAGCTTAGTCTCAGTATTAAAAATTCTAGTTCGAGTATCATTTTTTGAAAGCAATAAATTATTGCCATTTTGATCAAAGCAATATGCAATCGGGATAGAAAAACCACAATTTCTGTAGGAGTGAGTAGACCGAAGGAACCTCCCCCTCAGTCTCTCTCAGAACCGTACGTGAACCTCTCAGCTCATACGGCTCCCATTATTCATCGCCGGTTGTATTCCATATTTCCAATGCACAAATAACTTGCGTTCTCGATGTGCAATAGCTCCTAACCAATGTTCCGCTCTTCTTCGATGTTTTCGCTTTTTGTATTTTCGGCGAACCCATTTTACCAAGCAACTATTAATATATCGCAGTACACTGTACATTTCTGATTTATAGAAATGTCCATAGTAATTAATCCAACCTTGGATTTTCTTATTGAACATGTTGGAAATATCCTGCAGTGTTTTATCTACTTTGAGCTGTAGTCGCCAACTTCTCACTTCTTTTCTGATTGCTTTCTTTGCCTTGTCGGCAATAGCTGGCAAGAAGTTTGTAAAGAATTTTCCATATTTATTCTTTGAGTGCCTTGGACGAAATGTGTATCCTAGAAAATCGAAAGAGATAGTCGAATAGTCCCCTTGCCTATCATCATCTTTACAATAGACAATTTTCGTTTTCTCCAGGTTCAACTCCAATCCAAACAATTGAAATCTTTCTTCCAGTCTTCGTTGAAGATATTTGGCTTGTTTCAATGAAGCACAGTGTGCTATTCCATCATCAGCGTATCTTGCCCAAGGAATACTTGGAAATTCTTTTGTCATAAAATCATCAAATGTATAATGAAGAAATAGATTCGCAAGAACTGGACTGATGACCCCTCCTTGCGGAGTGCCAGAAGTCCGCTCTGTTAACGTTCCGTCCTCCATTTGAAAAGGTGCAGTTAGCCATCTTTGTATATATAAGATGACCCATTCTTGATTTGTATGACGTTTTACCATTTCAATGAGGTAATCATGTCGGATATTATCAAACAGTCCCTTAATATCGAACTCTAATACCCAGTCTTTCCTCCAACATCTTTTCCTTGTAGCCTCGATCGCATGAATCGCCGATTTATTTGGTCGATATCCATAAGAATCCTCATAAAACAATTTCTCCACTGATGGTTCAAAATATAATTTCGCAACCATCTGTGCCACTCGGTCTTCGACTGTAGGTATACCAAGTGTTCTTGTTCCACCGTTCTTTTTGGGAATAGCTATTGCTTTTACTGGTTTAGGAAAATAGCTTCCTGAGGACATACGATTCCATAGTTTGTACAGATTATTCTTCAAGTCTAGTTCGAAGCTCTCAATAGACTGTTCATCAATCCCGTATGCCCCTTTGTTGGCTTTAACTCGCTCAAATGCAGTCATTACTGCATTCTTTGAAATACTAAACGGTTTTGTTTCTTGCATAGGTTCCTCCTCCTTTCAAAGTTGACCTATCCTTTGAAACTGAATAACTTGGATTCTTCGCTCCGTTTCTATTACAGAAGTTTCATCACTACTACAACCCAATCTGCCCCTATGACTGCATCGGTACTCTTTTCTTGTGGGTCTTCCACTTGAAATACTCCCTTAACATCAGCCCGTAGGTTCCCACGTTCCGTACAAACGCCTGTGTTATGTTCATGCCACCTCTATGCCGCCCACCACTTAGACAGTAAACAGGTTTCCTCTAAGCTCATCCTAGGTTAACGACTACCCCCTAGTTTTGATGGAATCTCTACGCTTTCGACATTTCCGTAAGTGGTTCACATGTTCATTCATCTCCATAACACGCACTTGACAGTTCTTGACTGCCTTTTCCTTAACGCTCAATACCATAGCTTTTGACTACAGCACCTTAAGGTAGTTTGAAATCTCCACCTGTATGGCGACTCCGACGGGCCCACCGTCATCATTTGTACAGCATAGCTGCTTTGAGTAGTCTCGCTACTCACGCACACTTTCGTGGCGCACAGCCGTCGGCATGGCTTGTCCCAATAACCATAGCTTTTTCCCTTATCGCAATTTTTCTTGCTTCATCTGTCCATTCTTCATATTGTTCTTCACTAAACATTCCAACACCTATAGGATTAAAAATGATATCAACCTTTCCATTCTCTAAACCTACTAATCCTTGAAAAATCTCTCTACATAGTAAATAACCGAATGAAAAATTTTTATCGTTTATTTTGGATGGTGTATATAATCCTTCATTCTCAGGTGTTTTTGCTCTTTCTAAAATTATTTTTCCAAAATGGTTGGCGATAAATACTCTATCCTTATTCTTTTCATCTTTATATCCTGTAACAATGTATGTTTGATGTTTATTTGCTAAATGACATACTTCCTCTAAATAATTGGCTGTAAAATAACCTTCTGGAAATAGCATTAAATCAACTTCAGAATTACTCTTTATTTCCGCTATTAATTGTTGTAAGTTGTTCTCACGTTTTGGTTGGCCGATTAATATTTTCATTGCTTCCTCCTGATTATTTGATTGATTTCTCTTAAACAACTAGTTTTTCACTTTTAAAACAAATTACCTTTGTTTTTTGGTAAAATAAAGAATAAACTGAAAATGAATTAAAGGAATATTTAATTATGAATGTAATGAAGGGATTTGTTGTCAGCTTTGCTTGTTATATATTTCTAAACGCTATCTTGTTTATTAGTCATCATAGTGTGCAGGAACTCACCGCCCTACTTATTTATCAAACTATTTTGGGCTTTTTTATTATTTTAGTCCAAACTATCATAATAGAAATTTGTCTTCAAGTGGAGGGATATAATAGATTATTTGCTATGATGATAGGATTTATTTATGGAGTTGCGATCACTAGTGTTGCATTAATTTATTTTCACTATTAAAAATACTCAAAATGTTCAATTTTATTATTTTATGCAAAGAAAAAGTCCTTTATAATGGATAAGTCAGGTGGTAACCCGTCCAAATCCACTAAAAAAGGACCAACTCATGGACAAGATTACACGAAAAACTTCATTTGGACAATGGTTTTCACCAATAAATCTTCAACTTTTTGAAGAAACCGTGAAAACGTTGAAATTAGATTACTATACGAAAAAACTAAAAACAGACTCATTTCTAAAATTACTCCTTTTTGCACAGCTACAAGAAGTCGAAAGTTTGCATGAGCTAAGCGATTGTCTTTTCGACGACCAACTACAAAAAGGCATTGATCTTGATTCAATCAGTATTTCTCAGCTCTCACGCCGATTAAACGGTATAAATCCAGATTTATTTCAAAGGCTTTTCCTTGATTTAGTCGCACAAATTCATGCAAAAACACATTATACAAAGCTTATTATGCCGTTAAAAATCATTGATTCAAGCACATTGCCACTTAATTTGACCAATCATAAATGGGCAAAGTTCCGCAAAACAAAAGCGGGTGTCAAGTTGCATTTGAGACTTGTGTTTATGGAAAAAGGGAGTTCCTATCCTGAAAAGGCTGTTTTAACAACGGCAAAAGAACATGATCGTGGTCAGCTTGAAATCATGGTTGATGATAAAGAATGCATGTATGTGTTTGACCGTGGCTACCTAGATTACGAGCGCTTTGACCGAATGACAGATGATGGTTACTTTTTTCTTTCAAGGCTACGGAAAAACGCAGTCATACGGGAAGTTTATAATTTTAAACTACCCGAGAATTCAGCTGTTTTGTCAGATCAAATGGTGTTGATTGGTACGACTCAAAACCGTGCTGAAAATTACTTTCGTCTTCTAAAAGTGATGGATTCAAAAGGAAATGAACTGCATTTAATTACCAATCGTTTTGATTTGAGTGCCGAAGAAATTTCAGAGATGTACAAATCACGGTGGGCAATTGAGTTGTTCTTTAAATGGATCAAACAGCATCTCAGCATCAAAAAGTTCTACGGTCAAAGTGAATGGGCGATTCAAAACCAAGTGTTTATCGCACTGATTGTTTTTTGCCTACATGTTCTCGTACAACTTGAAACAAGAAGTAAGCGAAAAACCTTACAAATTAGCCGTTATTTAAGGGCTGCATTGTGGAAACCAGCCCATATCTGGCTTCGAAAGATTGAAGGGAAAGCCATCCCTTAATAAGCAAATTGTTGTTGTCGCACAAGTCTAATTGTAAAAAAAACCCAAATGGATGGAGCCACCTTTGAATAGGTATTTACCTTTTTGGCTCTAAACAAGGAGGATAATCAGACTGAAAATTGCGACAATATTTATGCAACACTAGTGAGTTGCGATATCTATTTTATTTTCCGGCACGATAGATGTAGAGATCTCCGCTCATTTGTTAATTGGTTTTATGTTTAGTTTTTGCTTTTTAATCTATATGATAGTTAGAGGGGAGAGCAAGATTTAATATATTAATTTTTAAATAGAGAAACAGTATTTGTGTTAATTTTCTTTCAAAATTGATTATCTACAAACTATTTATTAAAATTTATCTTTTATTTTTTTTCACTAACGTCGCATAAATATTGACTGAATTTTCTGTTTTATTATTTTTCCGTTTGAGAAGAAAAATGAAGACACGTGAACAGAGGTAGTAATCATCCATTTTTTCACTATAACCTTTGGCGAGGGCGACAGAGACGGTTAAACCTTTACGGGACAGCTCTTCCTGCTATTTTTCGAATCCAAATGTGTGCGGATTTCCACGGTGCTGCTTTTAACAACCGACTAATTTGTAAGTACGTCCGTGAACTGTTTGTACCCAACTGAGCCAGTACGTTTAAACAGTAGACAATCATCGCGATGTACACTTGATTATGGACAGCTTGTTCGCTTTGTCCGTAGAACTTTTTGATGTTCAAGTGTTGTTTCATCCACTTGAAAAACAGCTCGATTGCCCAGCGTGATTTGTACAGTTCAGCGAGTTCATCCGCATTTAAGTCGAAACGATTCGTGATGAGGTGCAGCTCATTCCCTTTTGAATCCATCACTTTCAGTAGTCGAAACTCATTACCAGCCCGACTTTGTGCTGTGCCCAAAGAAATCATTTCATCTGATAAAACAGTTGAATTTTTTGGAAGGTGAAATTTCTCGATTTGATGTGTAACGGCGTTTTTTCGTAAGCGTGAGACAAAGAAATACCCGTCGTCTGTCATACGGTCAAATTGCTTGTAATCCAAGTAACCACGGTCAAAAACATACATGCACTCTTTGTCGTCAACAAGTACTTCTAGCTGACCTCGATCATGTTCAATCGCATTCGTTAACACCGCTTTATCCGGGTATGAACAGCCCTTTTCTAAGTAAACAAGACGTAAATGGAGCTTAATGCCTGATTTTGTTTTGCGGAATTCAGCCCATTTATGATTGTTCAGGTTCAATGGTAACGTACTTGAGTCGATGATTTTCAGTGGTGTTGTCATTTTCCGTCGCTTTTCAAAATGCGTTTTCTTATGAATTTGCGCGACTAAATCTAGAAACACCTGCTGGAACACCTCTGTCGGCACTTGATTTAGCCGGCGTCCCAGTTGCGAAAAGCTAATTGATTCTAGTTCGGTTGCTTTTTGTAGGTCATCCGAGAATAACGTATCACTAACCGCACGTAGACTTTCGGTTTCGTTGAGTTGTGCGAATACGAGTAATTTCAAGAATGAAGCAATGTACAGCTTCTTTGTATAGTAATTTAATTGATAGGCTTCCACAAGTTCCTCTAGTTTTGTGGAGGAAATCGGTGAAAGCCATTGTTCAAATGATGTTTTTCGTGTAAACTTATCCATGCGTATGTCCTTTATTTTGGATTTGGATGGTTTACTACCACCCAACCATTATAAAGGATTTTTTTGTGCATGAATAATATTGCAGAAAATTCAGATTTATAAAGGGCTTTGAATTATTTTAATGCGACGCTAGTGATTTTTTTTAAGAATAATTTTCATTTTTTAGTCTTTAACGTATTTTTTCTCCCTTTACATAAAAAATTGTCTTATCCTATCCATGCTTCACTCACTATCATAATAAAATTTCTTGTCTTCTCTTTATCCATATTTCTTTTTTTAAAATATAGTGATTTTTCTCAAGTACTTGATTATGCTTTGAGAATAAACTCTTTTCTGTATGGATTAAACTAAAACCAATATACTCCATTGATTTGCAGGAATTTATATTGTCTTTCCATGCCACTGCATGAATTTCTTCAGCAAATAACTGAAAAAATACAAAATCATAGATTAGAATCCTTGCTTCTTTTGTATATCCCTGCCTCCAGTATTTCTTACCTATCCTTTGTGCTTCTGAGGAAATTAACTTTGGATTCTCATCTTCTAATGCGATCCAATAAGTCCCAATAAACTCTTGAGTTTCATTATTAATTATAGCCCATGAAATTAGTCCATTTAAGTCGCGATATTTACAAAGAAGTTCATATGTTTCATTCTCATTGATTGGAACAGTATTTCCTGTCCATAAATGAAGGTCTGGCTCTAGAAACATATCAAAAAAAGATTGGTTATCTATATCTGGATTAATCATACGTAATGTCACTTTATTACCTTTTAATATGGGAGCTTTTTTAAAATAGTCCATACAACACATCTTTTCCATTCCGAAAAATTTCAAATTAAATATAATATTATTGTATCTATTTATTCAAAAAACTCAATTGTAACTAACAAACTCGAATTATAAAACTATCTGAAAAGCTAGTTCAGCAGCTGTTTAGTTTTAATAGGAATAAGGACGGAGAAATTAGCAATAAAAGAATAGTCTAGCAAGTGATTTTCTCAAATATAGTATAAAAAGAAAGAAGAGGTTTGTTAATGAAGGTTACCTATAGTGTTCTAAGAGAGATCAATATAGGTACAGCTTTACCAATAGCAAAAGAATATAATTTCAAGCAGAGGGAATTTGAAAATTTCATCTTTCTTTTAGAAAATGAAGGATATGTAGAAACGGATTAACCCCCGAATTTTGGACAATAACTCTCTTATTCTTTCATTTCCTCAGTTTTTTATTTTATAGATTTCTTTCATTATTCTTCAAAAAGGCCATGTTGCTTGACATGGAGCCTCTGCGGGCATGATTCTCCTGCCAAGAAGCCAGCTGTTTTACAACATTGGCATCGCCGAACGAGGCTATCATGCCCGCCACTCCAAATCAAGCTGATGCTTTGAATGAATACATCCATTACACCCGAACCTCCTTGATCACCAATGAATCTTGTTTTTGATAGAATTCCTTTGGTGACAAATCTAGTATACTAGAATGCATACGTCTCTCGTTGTAGAACTCCATAAAATTCATGACTTCTTGATATGCTTCTGTGTAGGTTTCAAACTGCCATCTGGATAGGCAATCGTCCTCAAAAATGCGATGGAAAGACTCAATATGAGCATTCATATTTGGTGTTCTTGGTGGAATTCTTTCGTGCTCAATTTTGGAATCTTCACAAAACTTTTCAAAAGTATGGGAAATAAACTGCGGTCCATTGTCTGTTCGGATTACAGGTTTTTCCAATTCATCATATTGTTGGCGTTTTAATAATGCCCTTTTCAGTGTCTGTTTGACATCATCTCCAGTGCAGCTTAATCCCATATGATAGGTAATGATGCCCCTGTCATAAACATCGATGATGGACATGACAAAGAAAAAGCGATCCTCACCTTCGATAAAGCCATATTTAATGTCAGCTTCCCATAGCTGATTAGATCTTGTAATAATGCGATTTCTTGCTAGTTTCCTAGGGTATGAGACTTTCTTTTGGCGCTGTGGGCGTAAGATGCCCAATTCTTTACAAATCCGGTATACTTTTTTCTTGTTAATTTTAAGTTTGTATTTTCGCCTTAAGACCTTAGTGAGTTTGCGATAACCATAGTTATAGCAATCACCGGCAATCTCTTCTAGTAGAAATTCTTTAATCTGTTCGTCTGATATCTTTTGACCGTCCTCTTGGATCGAATAACCTGGTGCTGGACGTCCCTCACTTACTTTTTTCTCCTCAACACGATAATTCTTTTGATAATAGTATGTGGATCGAGGAATACCTATGATTTTAAGCACCTTTGAAATCGAGTAGCCTTTTTGAATCCATTTGTTAGCTACTTCATGCTTTTCAGCAAGTGAGGGTTTTTCTTTTTTATAAGATCCCTCAGGATCGCTATTTCAAGGTCTTTTTCACCTAATAACATTTTAAGTTTTTCATTTTCTTTGGATAATTCTTTGGAGTCTATATCTGGCAGCACAGCCACATCTACTTCACCAAATTTACCATCTTTGTATTCACGAACCCAGCGACTAACCATATTGGGATTCAGATCATACCGGCGAGCTACAAGGGTATTCTTCCCTGTGTCTTGGGCTTCCTTGATGACTTGTAATTTAAATTCTTTAGAATGTTTTATTCGTTTCATGATGTCAGCCTCCTTGGTACATTAAGCAGTATAATAAATATTACTCTTATTGTCCAAGTTCATTTTGGGGCTTATGAGCATCTAACAGGAATTGAGTAAATGAAAGGTCTTTTTGCTCAGCTTCTCTGATCAAATGGGGGAGATGCTTGGCAGTTTCAACGAGTCTTAACCCTTTCATTATGTCTTGTAATTGTTGGATTTGGCTCATCGCTATTCAACCTCCATTAAAACCGTGTAAGTATCTACTTTTCTTTTGTATGCTTCTGTTTCTAAAACCCATTCTGATAGCCTGTTCAAAGTCTTAACTTCTTTCTTTTTATCAATAACTGTTTCATGTACCTGGCGCTGACGTTTCACATATGCAATGATATCGCCAAAATCAGTTGCACTGTATAATTTCCTTTTTAAACACTCTGCTAACGCTTTAGTCAGTACTTCGTTATCGATACCTTTTGTTTCGCGCAAGATGATTTGCAACTGGTCTTTAATGTAACGAGGATTTTTTTCCCTAACCTTCTCTAAATATTTAAAGGCTAGTTCTTTATCTTCAAATCTCTCAGCCACTGTATTAATGAATGCTCCAACACCTTTTGTACGATCCCTACTATGTTTTTTATCTTTTATTAACATCCCTTTCCCTTCGGGAATTGAATGTTTTGCAATAATTTCGCCAGTATCAGGTATATAAATAACTAATTCTTTAGTCTCCGTTTCCTTGATACATACTTTTTCATATTTGTTATAAGTTCCAAGTGGAAGAGAGTACCGATTAGATTGGTAACGAATAGTATTGTCCTTATGAACACATCTTGCTATACTTATCTCATAGTTATTTTGAATATCTATATTTTGGGAGACTGGTTTTAAGTGTTGCTTTTCCAGGAGGAACACTTCGAATGGTCTCTTTTTTGTTGTATTGTGTATTTTATAGTTACCCGTTCTGTTCAGCCATTCCCATCCTTGCTCATTCCAAGAGTCGATGTTATGAAACACTCTATGTTTGGCATAGTTTTGTTTGATAAATCCAACTACATTTTCTATTCTTCCCTTACTCTCAGGGTCAGCTTTTCTACAAACCCGAAGGTTTATTCCTCTGGATTCTCTATACTGCTGAAATTCTTTAGTTAAAATTAGATCTCCACCATTTTCGCTAACAACAATTAAACTATCTTGGTCATAAACGATCTCATTGGTCATTCCTCCATACCATTTAAACGCGTTCTCATGGGCTTGTATAACATCCCGTGTTGTAAATGGTCTATCCAACCACTCTTTATACTTTTGTCTAGAATGTGATAAGACAAAAGCTATAAAGTTGAGTTTGGCTTCCTTATTATCAACAGTTTTTTGTCTCGTATGACCAAAATCTACTTGCATTTGTTCTCCCATTGGGGGATCAGGAATTGCCTCATACATTCGAGGAGATGTTTCCTTATTTATTTTGTATTCTTCTCTTAATGCTTTTACATATGTTCTTACTGTACTTTCTCCAACAGTTAGATCTTTATATTTCTCTAAAAGCCAATCATAAACTTGTGCTGCTGACATATCCGGATGCATTCTCAACCAAGATAAAATCAGTTCTTTATATGGATCTAATTTTTTCTTTTTATACTGAAGAGAATCAACCCATTCCGCCATCTCCGAAGGAGATCTCTTTAAGTGCCTGTAAACAGTTGTTCGAGAAACCCCTAACTTTTCAGCTATCTTTGTCTGACTAAATCCTTGCTTTAATAATTGCTTTATCTCCATGTACATTTCCCACTTATCCACCTTCGCTAACCTCCACTGCAAGTATGAACTATGATCATTTTACAGTGATAGGTTGATATTTTTTGCTGGTATATTTGGGTAAATAAGCGTTTCATCTTATCAAGCAAAAACTGTACACTTTATTCTA
Proteins encoded:
- the rpsN gene encoding 30S ribosomal protein S14 gives rise to the protein MAKKSKIIKEKKRQAKVEKYAVLRLELKEKGDYEALRKLPRDSSPTRLKNRCEVTGRPRGYLRKFKMSRIAFREYAHKGQIPGVKKASW
- the rpmG gene encoding 50S ribosomal protein L33, whose amino-acid sequence is MRVKITLACTETGDRNYITTKNKRNNPDRIELMKYCPRLKKRTLHRETK
- a CDS encoding GTP-binding protein, whose product is MNNKKIPVTVLSGYLGSGKTTLLNHILSNRENLKVAVILNDMSEVNIDASLVKQGGFSRTDEKLVEMQNGCICCTLREDLIIEVEKLASLGNIDYIVIESSGISEPIPVAQTFTYVDESVGIDLSRFCQLDTMVTVVDANRFWHDFSSGESLLDRKQAVDEMDEREIADLLIDQIEFANVIVLNKTDLISESKLQELKAVIQKFNPEAKIIESEYSCVPLNQVLNTGLFDFEAASQSAGWIKELNEEHIPETEEYGISSFVYRSNKPFHPVRLMNWLENWPDEVVRAKGFIWLATRNDIAGLLSQAGPSLTIQGAGKWIAAYPEMEQKEVLEEDPDLQKRWDSLYGDRMTELVFIGIGMNQQRMEEDLNACLLTEMEMKKDWTKFIDPLPAFS
- the ltrA gene encoding group II intron reverse transcriptase/maturase, coding for MQETKPFSISKNAVMTAFERVKANKGAYGIDEQSIESFELDLKNNLYKLWNRMSSGSYFPKPVKAIAIPKKNGGTRTLGIPTVEDRVAQMVAKLYFEPSVEKLFYEDSYGYRPNKSAIHAIEATRKRCWRKDWVLEFDIKGLFDNIRHDYLIEMVKRHTNQEWVILYIQRWLTAPFQMEDGTLTERTSGTPQGGVISPVLANLFLHYTFDDFMTKEFPSIPWARYADDGIAHCASLKQAKYLQRRLEERFQLFGLELNLEKTKIVYCKDDDRQGDYSTISFDFLGYTFRPRHSKNKYGKFFTNFLPAIADKAKKAIRKEVRSWRLQLKVDKTLQDISNMFNKKIQGWINYYGHFYKSEMYSVLRYINSCLVKWVRRKYKKRKHRRRAEHWLGAIAHRERKLFVHWKYGIQPAMNNGSRMS
- a CDS encoding IS4 family transposase, whose product is MDKITRKTSFGQWFSPINLQLFEETVKTLKLDYYTKKLKTDSFLKLLLFAQLQEVESLHELSDCLFDDQLQKGIDLDSISISQLSRRLNGINPDLFQRLFLDLVAQIHAKTHYTKLIMPLKIIDSSTLPLNLTNHKWAKFRKTKAGVKLHLRLVFMEKGSSYPEKAVLTTAKEHDRGQLEIMVDDKECMYVFDRGYLDYERFDRMTDDGYFFLSRLRKNAVIREVYNFKLPENSAVLSDQMVLIGTTQNRAENYFRLLKVMDSKGNELHLITNRFDLSAEEISEMYKSRWAIELFFKWIKQHLSIKKFYGQSEWAIQNQVFIALIVFCLHVLVQLETRSKRKTLQISRYLRAALWKPAHIWLRKIEGKAIP
- a CDS encoding IS4 family transposase, with translation MDKFTRKTSFEQWLSPISSTKLEELVEAYQLNYYTKKLYIASFLKLLVFAQLNETESLRAVSDTLFSDDLQKATELESISFSQLGRRLNQVPTEVFQQVFLDLVAQIHKKTHFEKRRKMTTPLKIIDSSTLPLNLNNHKWAEFRKTKSGIKLHLRLVYLEKGCSYPDKAVLTNAIEHDRGQLEVLVDDKECMYVFDRGYLDYKQFDRMTDDGYFFVSRLRKNAVTHQIEKFHLPKNSTVLSDEMISLGTAQSRAGNEFRLLKVMDSKGNELHLITNRFDLNADELAELYKSRWAIELFFKWMKQHLNIKKFYGQSEQAVHNQVYIAMIVYCLNVLAQLGTNSSRTYLQISRLLKAAPWKSAHIWIRKIAGRAVP
- a CDS encoding GNAT family N-acetyltransferase; its protein translation is MDYFKKAPILKGNKVTLRMINPDIDNQSFFDMFLEPDLHLWTGNTVPINENETYELLCKYRDLNGLISWAIINNETQEFIGTYWIALEDENPKLISSEAQRIGKKYWRQGYTKEARILIYDFVFFQLFAEEIHAVAWKDNINSCKSMEYIGFSLIHTEKSLFSKHNQVLEKNHYILKKEIWIKRRQEILL
- a CDS encoding IS3 family transposase, with translation MQKGYSISKVLKIIGIPRSTYYYQKNYRVEEKKVSEGRPAPGYSIQEDGQKISDEQIKEFLLEEIAGDCYNYGYRKLTKVLRRKYKLKINKKKVYRICKELGILRPQRQKKVSYPRKLARNRIITRSNQLWEADIKYGFIEGEDRFFFVMSIIDVYDRGIITYHMGLSCTGDDVKQTLKRALLKRQQYDELEKPVIRTDNGPQFISHTFEKFCEDSKIEHERIPPRTPNMNAHIESFHRIFEDDCLSRWQFETYTEAYQEVMNFMEFYNERRMHSSILDLSPKEFYQKQDSLVIKEVRV
- a CDS encoding transposase, with translation MKRIKHSKEFKLQVIKEAQDTGKNTLVARRYDLNPNMVSRWVREYKDGKFGEVDVAVLPDIDSKELSKENEKLKMLLGEKDLEIAILRDLIKKKNPHLLKSMK